A single region of the Hirundo rustica isolate bHirRus1 chromosome 17, bHirRus1.pri.v3, whole genome shotgun sequence genome encodes:
- the PXN gene encoding paxillin isoform X4: protein MKTLSLFCSFKSLSGKCTDALLADLESTTSHISKRPVFLTEETPYSYPTGNHTYQEIAVPPPVPPPPSSEALNGTVVDPLDQWQPNTPRYGHQQAQSQSPIYSSSAKSSSASVPRDGLSSPTPRASEEEHVYSFPNKQKSAEPSPTMTSSSLGSNLSELDRLLLELNAVQHTPASGFTADEAGRSPSLPSVAGPHYVVPENSSSGAGKAAPPTKEKPKRNGARGIEDVRPSVESLLDELESSVPSPVPAITVSQGEVSSPQRVTASQQQTRISASSATRELDELMASLSDFKFMAQGKAGSSSPPSTASKPGSQLDTMLGSLQSDLNKLGVATVAKGVCGACKKPIAGQVVTAMGKTWHPEHFVCTHCQEEIGSRNFFERDGQPYCEKDYHNLFSPRCYYCNGPILDKVVTALDRTWHPEHFFCAQCGAFFGPEGFHEKDGKAYCRKDYFDMFAPKCGGCARAILENYISALNTLWHPECFVCRECFTPFVNGSFFEHDGQPYCEVHYHERRGSLCSGCQKPITGRCITAMGKKFHPEHFVCAFCLKQLNKGTFKEQNDKPYCQNCFLKLFC, encoded by the exons ACGCCTTACTGGCAGACCTGGAATCCACCACCTCGCATATCTCCAAACGACCAGTATTTCTCACGGAGGAAACTCCTTACTCCTACCCAACTGGAAACCACACGTACCAGGAGATTGCTGTGCCGCCCCCGGTGCCCCCGCCACCCTCCAGTGAGGCTCTGAATGGCACCGTGGTCGACCCCTTAGACCAGTGGCAACCCAACACACCCAGATACGGCCACCAGCAG GCTCAGTCCCAGTCTCCTATATACAGCTCTAGTGCCAAAAGCTCCAGTGCCTCCGTTCCTAGAGACGGGCTCAGCTCTCCTACTCCCCGTGCCAGTGAAGAGGAACACGTCTACAG TTTCCCGAACAAGCAAAAGTCCGCAGAACCATCTCCTACGATGACCAGctcctctctgggcagcaacCTCTCAGAACTGGACAGACTCCTTCTGGAACTGAATGCTGTTCAGCATACTCCTGCCAGCGGCTTCACAGCAG ATGAGGCTGGCAGAAGCCCATCACTGCCCAGCGTGGCTGGCCCTCACTATGTTGTCCCAGAGAACAGCAGCTCAGGGGCAGGCAAGGCTGCACCCCCGACAAAAGAAAAGCCGAAGCGAAATGGTGCACGCGGGATCGAAGATGTGCGTCCCAGTGTGGAGAGCCTGCTGGATGAGCTGGAGAGCTCCGTGCCAAGCCCAGT GCCTGCAATCACTGTGAGCCAGGGCGAGGTGAGCAGCCCTCAGCGTGTCACTGCCAGTCAGCAGCAGACCCgaatttctgcttcttcagctACACGAGAACTGGATGAGCTGATGGCATCTCTCTCTGACTTTAAG ttcatggcacagggaaaagctgggagcagctcccctccATCCACAGCCTCCAAGCCTGGCAGTCAGCTGGATACCATGCTGGGAAGTCTTCAGTCTGACCTGAATAAACTGGGTGTAGCTACAGTTGCCAAAGGCGTCTGCGGAGCCTGCAAGAAGCCTATTGCTGGGCAG GTAGTTACAGCCATGGGGAAAACCTGGCACCCTGAGCACTTCGTCTGCACCCACTGCCAGGAGGAGATCGGGTCTCGGAACTTCTTTGAGCGGGATGGGCAGCCCTACTGCGAGAAGGACTATCACAACCTCTTCTCTCCTCGCTGCTACTACTGCAATGGGCCCATCCTTGAT AAAGTGGTGACGGCTTTGGACAGGACATGGCACCCTGAACACTTTTTCTGTGCTCAGTGTGGAGCTTTCTTTGGACCTGAAG GATTTCATGAGAAGGATGGCAAAGCCTATTGCCGCAAGGACTACTTTGATATGTTTGCTCCCAAGTGCGGAGGCTGTGCCCGGGCTATCCTGGAAAACTACATCTCTGCCTTGAACACCCTGTGGCACCCCGAGTGCTTTGTCTGTCGG gaatgTTTCACCCCGTTTGTCAACGGCAGCTTCTTCGAGCACGACGGCCAGCCCTACTGCGAGGTGCATTACCACGAGCGCCGCGGCTCGCTCTGCTCCGGCTGCCAGAAGCCCATCACAGGACGCTGCATCACTGCTATGGGCAAGAAATTCCACCCAGAACACTTTGTCTGTGCCTTCTGCCTCAAGCAGCTCAACAAAGGAACCTTCAAAGAGCAGAACGACAAGCCCTACTGCCAGAACTGTTTCCTCAAGCTCTTCTGTTAG
- the PXN gene encoding paxillin isoform X1 has product MIVQDHHVRNPDALLADLESTTSHISKRPVFLTEETPYSYPTGNHTYQEIAVPPPVPPPPSSEALNGTVVDPLDQWQPNTPRYGHQQAQSQSPIYSSSAKSSSASVPRDGLSSPTPRASEEEHVYSFPNKQKSAEPSPTMTSSSLGSNLSELDRLLLELNAVQHTPASGFTADEAGRSPSLPSVAGPHYVVPENSSSGAGKAAPPTKEKPKRNGARGIEDVRPSVESLLDELESSVPSPVPAITVSQGEVSSPQRVTASQQQTRISASSATRELDELMASLSDFKTSSTMSLISDSSLEPVASSANADSSNSPHSLTVLSHSKHPSASHSGDSTVPTSVPSAGPCIEGGSDTAVLPLSGHPAAPPPVPPLAQTVPVPPPRSSSGYVTRGEQVASASLVQLNRKPDSSRNTSQAVPASSVELLCRSANVEARGLGYDMAKETEKEQRTDPKVSSVPISNALKGQIPKEPHQQGALRDNSALPSQGRSVETALDELWALELPAHVPEVHAKNENVLDSVNEPSVVALDRWVVFPDTKNQSGLVVEQGQELKAEVPHETEVHHYPDLGKKRQGRDRTLRKGGTANMNKAKGEQENEQFRSSAVTPESPENFGKAEWDLPCVSKPPIERISASGQIKSLIRRTKETSNVHPMSRDLSPRRKLGPAIFHKTESRDHLIEELQDRLGIDNQQEQEEWQSQDAWLTEGVTVTARPRGEEQSGAQQVEKVVFPPESPLLPRRMISVPASSQLQPSKEAAKTVPANAAPSPAPGPAPLLSLPPQPSHVSSTPVPSPVSSFSLTPQPLFQWEASDNDYHEVSVVGTPPNEDPKHSCSPQTWTPSTKAVVSVGCQTEDEAFFPEMQAGFSVLVTSAPPLVRSASLLAAPAPQGPTASDKFMAQGKAGSSSPPSTASKPGSQLDTMLGSLQSDLNKLGVATVAKGVCGACKKPIAGQVVTAMGKTWHPEHFVCTHCQEEIGSRNFFERDGQPYCEKDYHNLFSPRCYYCNGPILDKVVTALDRTWHPEHFFCAQCGAFFGPEGFHEKDGKAYCRKDYFDMFAPKCGGCARAILENYISALNTLWHPECFVCRECFTPFVNGSFFEHDGQPYCEVHYHERRGSLCSGCQKPITGRCITAMGKKFHPEHFVCAFCLKQLNKGTFKEQNDKPYCQNCFLKLFC; this is encoded by the exons ACGCCTTACTGGCAGACCTGGAATCCACCACCTCGCATATCTCCAAACGACCAGTATTTCTCACGGAGGAAACTCCTTACTCCTACCCAACTGGAAACCACACGTACCAGGAGATTGCTGTGCCGCCCCCGGTGCCCCCGCCACCCTCCAGTGAGGCTCTGAATGGCACCGTGGTCGACCCCTTAGACCAGTGGCAACCCAACACACCCAGATACGGCCACCAGCAG GCTCAGTCCCAGTCTCCTATATACAGCTCTAGTGCCAAAAGCTCCAGTGCCTCCGTTCCTAGAGACGGGCTCAGCTCTCCTACTCCCCGTGCCAGTGAAGAGGAACACGTCTACAG TTTCCCGAACAAGCAAAAGTCCGCAGAACCATCTCCTACGATGACCAGctcctctctgggcagcaacCTCTCAGAACTGGACAGACTCCTTCTGGAACTGAATGCTGTTCAGCATACTCCTGCCAGCGGCTTCACAGCAG ATGAGGCTGGCAGAAGCCCATCACTGCCCAGCGTGGCTGGCCCTCACTATGTTGTCCCAGAGAACAGCAGCTCAGGGGCAGGCAAGGCTGCACCCCCGACAAAAGAAAAGCCGAAGCGAAATGGTGCACGCGGGATCGAAGATGTGCGTCCCAGTGTGGAGAGCCTGCTGGATGAGCTGGAGAGCTCCGTGCCAAGCCCAGT GCCTGCAATCACTGTGAGCCAGGGCGAGGTGAGCAGCCCTCAGCGTGTCACTGCCAGTCAGCAGCAGACCCgaatttctgcttcttcagctACACGAGAACTGGATGAGCTGATGGCATCTCTCTCTGACTTTAAG ACTAGTTCCACTATGTCTCTGATTTCTGACTCTTCCCTAGAACCGGTTGCCAGTTCAGCAAATGCAGACTCCAGCAACTCTCCTCACAGTTTAACAGTGCTGTCCCATTCCAAACACCCTTCTGCAAGTCACAGTGGGGACTCGACAGTGCCAACATCTGTCCCATCAGCAGGGCCCTGCATTGAAGGAGGCAGTGACACTGCAGTTCTGCCTTTGTCAGGGCATCCTGCTGCCCCTCCACCTGTGCCCCCTTTAGCACAaactgtccctgtgcccccaccACGGAGCTCCTCTGGTTATGTTACTCGTGGGGAGCAGGTGGCCTCTGCAAGCTTAGTTCAGCTGAACAGAAAGCCTGACTCTTCCAGAAATACTTCCCAAGCTGTGCCAGCTTCCAGTGTGGAGCTTCTCTGTAGATCTGCTAATGTGGAGGCACGGGGCTTAGGGTATGACATGGCAAAAGAGACTGAGAAGGAGCAGAGAACTGACCCCAAAGTCTCAAGTGTACCCATTTCAAATGCTCTGAAAGGGCAGATACCCAAAGAGCCACATCAGCAGGGAGCACTCAGGGACAACTCAGCTCTTCCTTCCCAGGGCAGAAGTGTGGAAACAGCTTTAGATGAGCTGTGggccctggagctgcctgcacATGTGCCAGAGGTGCAtgcaaagaatgaaaatgtCTTGGATTCTGTTAATGAACCTTCTGTTGTTGCCCTGGATCGGTGGGTTGTCTTCCCAGACACTAAAAACCAGTCGGGCCTTGTAGTGGAGCAAGGACAGGAGCTAAAAGCTGAAGTCCCACATGAAACCGAGGTACACCACTATCCTGATCTGGGCAAGAAGAGGCAGGGCAGAGACAGAACTCTTAGGAAGGGAGGTACTGCTAACATGAACAAGGCCAAAGGAGAACAGGAAAATGAGCAGTTCAGAAGCTCTGCAGTCACTCCAGAATCTCCTGAAAACTTTGGGAAGGCTGAATGGGATCTGCCATGTGTCTCCAAACCACCCATTGAGAGGATTTCTGCGTCAGGCCAG ATTAAATCTTTAATCAGGAGGACAAAAGAGACTTCAAATGTGCATCCAATGTCTCGGGACCTCTCTCCAAGGCGTAAACTAGGTCCTGCCATATTCCACAAGACTGAGTCACGAGATCACTTGATTGAGGAGCTTCAGGACAGACTGGGCATCGATAACCAACAGGAGCAGGAAGAATGGCAAAGCCAGGATGCCTGGCTGACAGAGGGGGTCACAGTCACTGCCAGGCCCCGGGGGGAGGAACAGAGTGGTGCACAGCAAGTAGAGAAG GTGGTTTTTCCTCCAGAATCCCCGCTCCTCCCCAGGAGGATGATCTCTGTTCcagcctcttcccagctccagccttccAAAGAAGCTGCAAAGACAGTCCCTGCTaatgctgctccttctcctgcccctggccctgcacctCTTCTCTCACTTCCACCTCAGCCTTCCCATGTGTCATCTACCCCAGTTCCTAGTCcagtctcttccttcagcttgaCTCCCCAGCCTCTCTTCCAGTGGGAAGCTTCTGACAATGATTATCATGAGGTTTCTGTTGTGGGCACCCCTCCTAATGAAGATCCCAAACATTCCTGTTCTCCCCAGACCTGGACCCCTAGCACCAAGGCAGTTGTCTCTGTTGGCTGTCAGACTGAAGATGAAGCTTTCTTCCCAGAAATGCAGGCAGGCTTCTCTGTTCTG GTGACCTCTGCTCCTCCCCTCGTCCGCAGTGCCAGTCTGTTGGCTGCTCCTGCACCCCAGGGCCCCACAGCCTCTGACAAG ttcatggcacagggaaaagctgggagcagctcccctccATCCACAGCCTCCAAGCCTGGCAGTCAGCTGGATACCATGCTGGGAAGTCTTCAGTCTGACCTGAATAAACTGGGTGTAGCTACAGTTGCCAAAGGCGTCTGCGGAGCCTGCAAGAAGCCTATTGCTGGGCAG GTAGTTACAGCCATGGGGAAAACCTGGCACCCTGAGCACTTCGTCTGCACCCACTGCCAGGAGGAGATCGGGTCTCGGAACTTCTTTGAGCGGGATGGGCAGCCCTACTGCGAGAAGGACTATCACAACCTCTTCTCTCCTCGCTGCTACTACTGCAATGGGCCCATCCTTGAT AAAGTGGTGACGGCTTTGGACAGGACATGGCACCCTGAACACTTTTTCTGTGCTCAGTGTGGAGCTTTCTTTGGACCTGAAG GATTTCATGAGAAGGATGGCAAAGCCTATTGCCGCAAGGACTACTTTGATATGTTTGCTCCCAAGTGCGGAGGCTGTGCCCGGGCTATCCTGGAAAACTACATCTCTGCCTTGAACACCCTGTGGCACCCCGAGTGCTTTGTCTGTCGG gaatgTTTCACCCCGTTTGTCAACGGCAGCTTCTTCGAGCACGACGGCCAGCCCTACTGCGAGGTGCATTACCACGAGCGCCGCGGCTCGCTCTGCTCCGGCTGCCAGAAGCCCATCACAGGACGCTGCATCACTGCTATGGGCAAGAAATTCCACCCAGAACACTTTGTCTGTGCCTTCTGCCTCAAGCAGCTCAACAAAGGAACCTTCAAAGAGCAGAACGACAAGCCCTACTGCCAGAACTGTTTCCTCAAGCTCTTCTGTTAG
- the PXN gene encoding paxillin isoform X3 translates to MTSSSLGSNLSELDRLLLELNAVQHTPASGFTADEAGRSPSLPSVAGPHYVVPENSSSGAGKAAPPTKEKPKRNGARGIEDVRPSVESLLDELESSVPSPVPAITVSQGEVSSPQRVTASQQQTRISASSATRELDELMASLSDFKTSSTMSLISDSSLEPVASSANADSSNSPHSLTVLSHSKHPSASHSGDSTVPTSVPSAGPCIEGGSDTAVLPLSGHPAAPPPVPPLAQTVPVPPPRSSSGYVTRGEQVASASLVQLNRKPDSSRNTSQAVPASSVELLCRSANVEARGLGYDMAKETEKEQRTDPKVSSVPISNALKGQIPKEPHQQGALRDNSALPSQGRSVETALDELWALELPAHVPEVHAKNENVLDSVNEPSVVALDRWVVFPDTKNQSGLVVEQGQELKAEVPHETEVHHYPDLGKKRQGRDRTLRKGGTANMNKAKGEQENEQFRSSAVTPESPENFGKAEWDLPCVSKPPIERISASGQIKSLIRRTKETSNVHPMSRDLSPRRKLGPAIFHKTESRDHLIEELQDRLGIDNQQEQEEWQSQDAWLTEGVTVTARPRGEEQSGAQQVEKVVFPPESPLLPRRMISVPASSQLQPSKEAAKTVPANAAPSPAPGPAPLLSLPPQPSHVSSTPVPSPVSSFSLTPQPLFQWEASDNDYHEVSVVGTPPNEDPKHSCSPQTWTPSTKAVVSVGCQTEDEAFFPEMQAGFSVLVTSAPPLVRSASLLAAPAPQGPTASDKFMAQGKAGSSSPPSTASKPGSQLDTMLGSLQSDLNKLGVATVAKGVCGACKKPIAGQVVTAMGKTWHPEHFVCTHCQEEIGSRNFFERDGQPYCEKDYHNLFSPRCYYCNGPILDKVVTALDRTWHPEHFFCAQCGAFFGPEGFHEKDGKAYCRKDYFDMFAPKCGGCARAILENYISALNTLWHPECFVCRECFTPFVNGSFFEHDGQPYCEVHYHERRGSLCSGCQKPITGRCITAMGKKFHPEHFVCAFCLKQLNKGTFKEQNDKPYCQNCFLKLFC, encoded by the exons ATGACCAGctcctctctgggcagcaacCTCTCAGAACTGGACAGACTCCTTCTGGAACTGAATGCTGTTCAGCATACTCCTGCCAGCGGCTTCACAGCAG ATGAGGCTGGCAGAAGCCCATCACTGCCCAGCGTGGCTGGCCCTCACTATGTTGTCCCAGAGAACAGCAGCTCAGGGGCAGGCAAGGCTGCACCCCCGACAAAAGAAAAGCCGAAGCGAAATGGTGCACGCGGGATCGAAGATGTGCGTCCCAGTGTGGAGAGCCTGCTGGATGAGCTGGAGAGCTCCGTGCCAAGCCCAGT GCCTGCAATCACTGTGAGCCAGGGCGAGGTGAGCAGCCCTCAGCGTGTCACTGCCAGTCAGCAGCAGACCCgaatttctgcttcttcagctACACGAGAACTGGATGAGCTGATGGCATCTCTCTCTGACTTTAAG ACTAGTTCCACTATGTCTCTGATTTCTGACTCTTCCCTAGAACCGGTTGCCAGTTCAGCAAATGCAGACTCCAGCAACTCTCCTCACAGTTTAACAGTGCTGTCCCATTCCAAACACCCTTCTGCAAGTCACAGTGGGGACTCGACAGTGCCAACATCTGTCCCATCAGCAGGGCCCTGCATTGAAGGAGGCAGTGACACTGCAGTTCTGCCTTTGTCAGGGCATCCTGCTGCCCCTCCACCTGTGCCCCCTTTAGCACAaactgtccctgtgcccccaccACGGAGCTCCTCTGGTTATGTTACTCGTGGGGAGCAGGTGGCCTCTGCAAGCTTAGTTCAGCTGAACAGAAAGCCTGACTCTTCCAGAAATACTTCCCAAGCTGTGCCAGCTTCCAGTGTGGAGCTTCTCTGTAGATCTGCTAATGTGGAGGCACGGGGCTTAGGGTATGACATGGCAAAAGAGACTGAGAAGGAGCAGAGAACTGACCCCAAAGTCTCAAGTGTACCCATTTCAAATGCTCTGAAAGGGCAGATACCCAAAGAGCCACATCAGCAGGGAGCACTCAGGGACAACTCAGCTCTTCCTTCCCAGGGCAGAAGTGTGGAAACAGCTTTAGATGAGCTGTGggccctggagctgcctgcacATGTGCCAGAGGTGCAtgcaaagaatgaaaatgtCTTGGATTCTGTTAATGAACCTTCTGTTGTTGCCCTGGATCGGTGGGTTGTCTTCCCAGACACTAAAAACCAGTCGGGCCTTGTAGTGGAGCAAGGACAGGAGCTAAAAGCTGAAGTCCCACATGAAACCGAGGTACACCACTATCCTGATCTGGGCAAGAAGAGGCAGGGCAGAGACAGAACTCTTAGGAAGGGAGGTACTGCTAACATGAACAAGGCCAAAGGAGAACAGGAAAATGAGCAGTTCAGAAGCTCTGCAGTCACTCCAGAATCTCCTGAAAACTTTGGGAAGGCTGAATGGGATCTGCCATGTGTCTCCAAACCACCCATTGAGAGGATTTCTGCGTCAGGCCAG ATTAAATCTTTAATCAGGAGGACAAAAGAGACTTCAAATGTGCATCCAATGTCTCGGGACCTCTCTCCAAGGCGTAAACTAGGTCCTGCCATATTCCACAAGACTGAGTCACGAGATCACTTGATTGAGGAGCTTCAGGACAGACTGGGCATCGATAACCAACAGGAGCAGGAAGAATGGCAAAGCCAGGATGCCTGGCTGACAGAGGGGGTCACAGTCACTGCCAGGCCCCGGGGGGAGGAACAGAGTGGTGCACAGCAAGTAGAGAAG GTGGTTTTTCCTCCAGAATCCCCGCTCCTCCCCAGGAGGATGATCTCTGTTCcagcctcttcccagctccagccttccAAAGAAGCTGCAAAGACAGTCCCTGCTaatgctgctccttctcctgcccctggccctgcacctCTTCTCTCACTTCCACCTCAGCCTTCCCATGTGTCATCTACCCCAGTTCCTAGTCcagtctcttccttcagcttgaCTCCCCAGCCTCTCTTCCAGTGGGAAGCTTCTGACAATGATTATCATGAGGTTTCTGTTGTGGGCACCCCTCCTAATGAAGATCCCAAACATTCCTGTTCTCCCCAGACCTGGACCCCTAGCACCAAGGCAGTTGTCTCTGTTGGCTGTCAGACTGAAGATGAAGCTTTCTTCCCAGAAATGCAGGCAGGCTTCTCTGTTCTG GTGACCTCTGCTCCTCCCCTCGTCCGCAGTGCCAGTCTGTTGGCTGCTCCTGCACCCCAGGGCCCCACAGCCTCTGACAAG ttcatggcacagggaaaagctgggagcagctcccctccATCCACAGCCTCCAAGCCTGGCAGTCAGCTGGATACCATGCTGGGAAGTCTTCAGTCTGACCTGAATAAACTGGGTGTAGCTACAGTTGCCAAAGGCGTCTGCGGAGCCTGCAAGAAGCCTATTGCTGGGCAG GTAGTTACAGCCATGGGGAAAACCTGGCACCCTGAGCACTTCGTCTGCACCCACTGCCAGGAGGAGATCGGGTCTCGGAACTTCTTTGAGCGGGATGGGCAGCCCTACTGCGAGAAGGACTATCACAACCTCTTCTCTCCTCGCTGCTACTACTGCAATGGGCCCATCCTTGAT AAAGTGGTGACGGCTTTGGACAGGACATGGCACCCTGAACACTTTTTCTGTGCTCAGTGTGGAGCTTTCTTTGGACCTGAAG GATTTCATGAGAAGGATGGCAAAGCCTATTGCCGCAAGGACTACTTTGATATGTTTGCTCCCAAGTGCGGAGGCTGTGCCCGGGCTATCCTGGAAAACTACATCTCTGCCTTGAACACCCTGTGGCACCCCGAGTGCTTTGTCTGTCGG gaatgTTTCACCCCGTTTGTCAACGGCAGCTTCTTCGAGCACGACGGCCAGCCCTACTGCGAGGTGCATTACCACGAGCGCCGCGGCTCGCTCTGCTCCGGCTGCCAGAAGCCCATCACAGGACGCTGCATCACTGCTATGGGCAAGAAATTCCACCCAGAACACTTTGTCTGTGCCTTCTGCCTCAAGCAGCTCAACAAAGGAACCTTCAAAGAGCAGAACGACAAGCCCTACTGCCAGAACTGTTTCCTCAAGCTCTTCTGTTAG